The following proteins are encoded in a genomic region of Burkholderia pyrrocinia:
- a CDS encoding DUF4148 domain-containing protein has translation MMKTQLIAALLVAVSASVAAPAFAGESTVTRAQVRAELAALQKAGYLPNRPNDPNYPDNLKAALSRIRDNGAVAVDTQASGYGSDADGATQSGSRGTIRTAERSIYFGH, from the coding sequence ATGATGAAAACCCAATTGATCGCTGCCCTCCTTGTTGCCGTGTCGGCCTCCGTTGCCGCACCGGCGTTCGCCGGCGAAAGCACCGTGACGCGTGCGCAGGTGCGTGCGGAACTGGCCGCGCTGCAGAAGGCCGGTTACCTGCCGAACCGCCCCAACGACCCGAATTACCCGGACAATCTCAAGGCGGCGCTGAGCCGGATTCGCGACAACGGTGCCGTCGCGGTCGATACGCAGGCGTCCGGTTACGGCAGCGACGCCGACGGCGCGACGCAGTCCGGCAGCCGCGGCACGATTCGTACGGCCGAGCGCTCGATCTATTTTGGTCATTGA
- a CDS encoding DUF4148 domain-containing protein has translation MKTQLIAALLVAVSASAAAPAFADEAVVSRAQVRAELVLLAQAGYRPGRANDPHYPDDLQAALTRIHANDAVAAAPSASGYGNDAVAATQSGSRPATRIAERSIYFGH, from the coding sequence ATGAAAACCCAATTGATCGCTGCCCTTCTCGTCGCCGTTTCGGCTTCTGCTGCCGCACCGGCGTTTGCCGACGAAGCCGTCGTGTCCCGCGCCCAAGTCCGTGCCGAGCTCGTCCTGCTCGCACAAGCCGGTTATCGGCCGGGCCGCGCGAACGATCCGCACTACCCTGACGACCTGCAGGCCGCATTGACGCGCATTCACGCGAACGACGCCGTGGCGGCTGCTCCGTCGGCATCCGGTTACGGCAACGATGCCGTTGCCGCCACGCAGTCGGGCAGCCGGCCCGCGACGCGCATCGCCGAGCGCTCGATCTACTTCGGTCATTGA
- a CDS encoding organic hydroperoxide resistance protein produces the protein MSKIEKVLYTGKTHTTSGGRDGSARSSDGRLDIQLSSPGSAGNGTNPEQLFAAGWSACFIGAMQLAARAAKVTLPADLAVDAEVDLGTADNAYFLQARLNVSVPGLDRDVAQRIVDAAHQTCPYSKATRGNIDVEIRIA, from the coding sequence ATGAGCAAGATCGAAAAAGTGCTGTACACGGGCAAGACGCATACGACTTCGGGTGGCCGCGATGGCTCGGCTCGCAGTTCCGACGGCCGCCTCGACATCCAGTTGTCGTCGCCGGGCAGCGCCGGTAACGGCACCAACCCGGAACAGCTGTTCGCGGCCGGCTGGTCGGCCTGCTTCATCGGCGCGATGCAGCTTGCGGCGCGCGCAGCGAAGGTGACGCTGCCGGCCGATCTCGCTGTCGACGCCGAAGTGGATCTTGGTACGGCCGACAACGCTTACTTCCTGCAGGCCCGGCTGAACGTGAGCGTGCCGGGGCTCGATCGCGACGTCGCGCAACGCATCGTCGATGCCGCGCATCAGACCTGCCCGTATTCGAAGGCGACGCGCGGCAACATCGACGTCGAAATCCGTATCGCGTGA
- a CDS encoding RidA family protein, translating into MIVEQKLAELGLALPEPPNPLGSYTAVSEAGNLLFISGQLPLVDGRIVCTGRVGEQLSVDEGRHAARLAALNVLAQIRKHLGGFDRLRKIVRVEGHVSSADGFYGQPAVIDGASDLFAAVLGGKAGHARSAFSQRQLPADAAVILVVIAEIDPA; encoded by the coding sequence ATGATCGTCGAACAGAAGCTGGCCGAACTCGGCCTCGCGTTACCAGAACCGCCGAACCCGCTCGGCAGCTATACGGCCGTCAGCGAAGCCGGCAACCTGCTGTTCATTTCGGGACAACTGCCGCTCGTCGACGGCAGGATCGTCTGTACCGGCCGCGTTGGCGAGCAGTTGAGCGTCGACGAAGGCCGGCACGCCGCCCGGCTCGCGGCGCTGAACGTGCTCGCGCAGATCCGCAAGCATCTGGGCGGGTTCGACCGCCTGCGCAAGATCGTGCGTGTCGAGGGGCACGTGAGCTCGGCCGACGGTTTTTACGGGCAGCCGGCCGTGATCGACGGCGCGTCGGACCTGTTCGCCGCCGTGCTGGGCGGCAAGGCAGGACACGCGCGCTCGGCGTTCTCCCAGCGCCAGTTGCCGGCCGACGCGGCCGTCATCCTCGTCGTGATCGCCGAGATCGACCCGGCGTGA
- a CDS encoding LysR family transcriptional regulator, with the protein MQRKFDDLLLGSIELFCLAAELGSFTLAATAASVTPAAVSRSVARLEERLGVRLFVRTTRQIRLTDSGRRYFEQCRDALSQLVDAEREATGQQATPAGVLRISMPTPYGHYRVLPLLPAFREQYPDVRVETHLSNRNIDFAEEGFDLAIRGRAPADSNLVARKLEDAELVIVATPSYLKRAGMPAAIDDLHAHECIQFELPSSGRPIPWLFDDGSDEIDVATTGSYGTSGDVLAGVTLARGGAGLFQTYRFIVEQDLHVGTLVEVLPSLGGRSRPFMLLYPHARYLSSRVRVFVDFLVEHLARAPGKQQGRTRAKRAGAS; encoded by the coding sequence ATGCAACGAAAATTCGACGATCTGCTGCTGGGCAGCATCGAGCTGTTCTGTCTCGCCGCCGAGCTCGGCAGCTTCACGCTTGCGGCAACCGCGGCGAGCGTCACGCCGGCCGCGGTCAGCCGGTCGGTGGCGCGGCTCGAGGAGCGTCTCGGCGTGCGGCTGTTCGTGCGCACGACACGACAGATCCGCCTGACCGATTCCGGCCGGCGCTATTTCGAGCAATGCCGCGATGCGCTGTCGCAGCTCGTCGACGCGGAACGCGAAGCGACCGGCCAGCAGGCGACGCCCGCCGGCGTACTCCGGATCAGCATGCCGACGCCGTACGGGCACTATCGCGTGCTGCCGCTGCTGCCCGCGTTTCGCGAGCAATATCCGGACGTGCGCGTCGAAACCCACCTGAGCAACCGCAACATCGACTTCGCCGAGGAAGGCTTCGATCTCGCGATCCGCGGGCGCGCGCCGGCCGATTCGAACCTGGTCGCGCGCAAGCTGGAGGACGCCGAACTCGTGATCGTCGCGACGCCCAGCTACCTGAAGCGCGCGGGCATGCCGGCCGCCATCGACGATCTGCATGCGCACGAATGTATCCAGTTCGAGCTGCCGAGCAGCGGGCGGCCGATTCCCTGGCTGTTCGACGACGGATCGGACGAAATCGACGTCGCGACAACCGGCAGCTACGGCACGTCGGGCGACGTCCTCGCCGGCGTGACGCTCGCGCGCGGCGGCGCAGGCCTGTTCCAGACCTACCGCTTCATCGTCGAGCAGGATCTGCACGTCGGCACGCTCGTGGAGGTGCTGCCCAGCCTGGGCGGCCGGTCGCGGCCGTTCATGCTGCTGTACCCGCATGCGCGCTATCTGTCATCGCGCGTGCGCGTGTTTGTCGACTTTCTCGTCGAGCACCTGGCGCGCGCGCCCGGCAAGCAGCAGGGCCGTACGCGCGCCAAACGAGCCGGCGCATCATGA
- a CDS encoding SDR family NAD(P)-dependent oxidoreductase, which yields MSTSKVIIVTGASQGIGAETVNAFRARGHRVVATSRSIGPSNAPDLVTVAGDIGDPAVARRVVDAAIERFGRVDTLVNNAGVFVAKPFTQYTADDYAQITSVNLNGFFHVTQRAVDAMQKHGGGHVVSITTSLVDHANSNVPSVLASLTKGGLNAATKSLAIEYAKAGIRVNAVSPGIIKSPMHAPETHATLASLHPVGRMGEMSDIVGAILYLDSAPFVTGEILHVDGGQSAGH from the coding sequence ATGAGCACATCCAAAGTCATCATCGTCACCGGCGCATCGCAAGGCATCGGCGCGGAAACGGTCAATGCATTCCGCGCACGCGGCCATCGCGTCGTCGCGACATCCCGTTCGATCGGCCCGTCGAACGCCCCCGATCTCGTCACCGTCGCGGGCGACATCGGCGATCCGGCCGTCGCGCGACGCGTGGTCGATGCGGCGATCGAACGCTTCGGCCGCGTCGACACGCTCGTCAACAACGCCGGCGTGTTCGTCGCGAAGCCGTTCACGCAGTACACCGCGGATGACTACGCGCAGATCACGAGCGTCAACCTGAACGGCTTCTTCCACGTCACGCAGCGCGCGGTCGACGCAATGCAAAAGCATGGCGGCGGTCACGTGGTCAGCATCACGACGAGCCTCGTCGATCACGCGAACAGCAACGTGCCGTCGGTGCTCGCATCGCTGACGAAAGGCGGCCTGAATGCGGCGACGAAGTCGCTCGCGATCGAGTATGCGAAGGCCGGTATTCGCGTCAATGCGGTGTCGCCCGGCATCATCAAGTCGCCGATGCATGCACCCGAAACGCATGCGACGCTCGCGTCGCTGCACCCGGTCGGCCGCATGGGCGAGATGAGCGACATCGTCGGCGCGATCCTTTATCTCGACTCGGCGCCGTTCGTCACGGGCGAGATCCTGCACGTCGACGGCGGCCAGAGCGCCGGGCATTGA
- a CDS encoding LysR family transcriptional regulator: protein MDYIESMRIFRTVVELKSFARAADHHGMAPPAVSRAIAALEQRMGCRLLNRTTRRLSLTEAAERFYESCVRILEEVDTVEAEVANQTREARGVLRLVAHATATIQRLVPLIAGFKRAHPKVTLDVTLTERPVDLVGEGYDLGIVVPFMLMSETTVIRVLDRIPVVIVATPDYLKAASTPVHPSDLAAHQFVPLSPSIRRPDLRFRIDGQELAMALSFDVSSNSPAFNREMVLQGLGIGITPLALVENDLASGKLRRLLADFPLVDDSIELQLAYSNRTLLPAKVRAFIDHAVDFFETSRTP, encoded by the coding sequence ATGGATTACATCGAAAGCATGCGTATTTTTCGGACGGTCGTCGAACTGAAGAGCTTCGCCCGCGCGGCGGATCATCACGGCATGGCGCCGCCGGCGGTTTCGCGAGCGATCGCGGCGCTCGAACAGCGGATGGGATGCCGGCTGCTGAACCGGACGACCCGCCGGCTTTCGCTGACGGAAGCCGCGGAGCGGTTCTACGAAAGCTGCGTGCGTATTCTCGAAGAGGTGGATACGGTCGAGGCGGAAGTCGCGAACCAGACGCGAGAGGCCCGGGGCGTGTTGCGCCTGGTCGCGCATGCGACCGCGACGATACAGCGGCTCGTCCCGCTGATTGCAGGATTCAAACGAGCGCATCCGAAAGTCACGCTGGACGTCACGCTGACGGAGCGGCCGGTCGACCTGGTCGGCGAAGGGTACGACCTGGGCATCGTCGTACCCTTCATGCTGATGAGCGAGACGACGGTCATCCGCGTGCTCGACCGGATTCCGGTGGTCATCGTTGCAACGCCCGACTACCTGAAGGCCGCATCGACACCCGTGCATCCGTCGGATCTGGCCGCACACCAATTCGTACCGCTGTCGCCGTCGATCCGCCGCCCCGACCTCCGCTTCCGGATCGACGGGCAGGAACTCGCCATGGCGCTGAGCTTCGACGTTTCGTCCAACAGCCCCGCGTTCAACCGCGAGATGGTGCTGCAGGGTCTGGGTATCGGCATCACGCCGCTGGCGCTGGTCGAAAACGACCTGGCGTCCGGAAAGCTGCGGCGGCTTCTCGCCGATTTCCCGCTGGTCGACGACAGCATCGAGCTTCAGCTCGCTTACAGCAACCGGACGCTGCTGCCCGCCAAGGTGCGCGCATTCATCGACCACGCGGTCGATTTCTTCGAAACCTCGAGAACGCCGTAA
- a CDS encoding MarR family winged helix-turn-helix transcriptional regulator — protein MHSIDLLDDDCFALRQASRHISKLYEHHLSAVDITPTQFSILGTLAVGAGLTMAELAKAMVMDRTTLVRALQPLLRRGLVATPAEGKRHRRLQVVLTAHGSKKLDEAAVHWAAAQARFERDFGSQQAAHLRRELFRMTLDTSDS, from the coding sequence ATGCACTCAATCGACCTCCTTGACGACGACTGTTTCGCGCTTCGCCAGGCTTCGCGGCATATCTCGAAACTCTACGAGCACCATCTGTCCGCCGTCGACATCACGCCCACGCAGTTCAGCATCCTGGGTACGCTCGCCGTCGGGGCGGGCCTGACCATGGCCGAACTCGCGAAAGCGATGGTGATGGACCGAACGACGCTGGTGCGGGCACTCCAGCCGTTGCTGCGGCGCGGCCTGGTTGCGACGCCCGCCGAAGGGAAGCGCCATCGTCGGCTCCAGGTCGTATTGACCGCGCACGGATCGAAGAAGCTCGATGAAGCCGCCGTTCACTGGGCGGCGGCGCAGGCCCGCTTCGAACGCGATTTCGGATCGCAGCAGGCGGCTCATCTGCGCCGCGAACTGTTTCGCATGACGCTCGACACGTCAGACAGTTAG
- a CDS encoding efflux transporter outer membrane subunit, with the protein METTTYHSLPRPRSGIRKGWIAAAALAFSLAGCVNYAGIHSDKQMAAPTKFESTESLPAEGGKWPAMNWASQFGDPQLSALIDEALRGNPTIDQARARIEKASAYIGTARSALYPNANGSYTWTRQRYTENGIVPPPYGGSWQSENSLLASVSWDLDLWGKNRERLRQAVSGEKVADAEAEEVRITLAASVASTYNQLALLYALRDIQVREVSNRETIARITDGRVSAGLDSNVERQTAYGETATSRSSVSDLDGQIKTVRYQLAALLGAGPDRGLKIANPSLRGGDIVALPDNLPADLLSRRPDIVAAYWKVDAAVHDVKEAKAEFYPDVNLSLAAGLDAFGWGRFLTAGSGQFQAAPAIHLPIFDAGALRSQLKGRYADFDYDVATYNQTLIGALSDVATQVTQIRSTDLQLVDARKALDAQTTAYQLAVVRYRSGLNPQLQVLNADDNRLAAETAVVNLEMGRRSQQIGLIKALGGGFDASHAGLAATAETPIPARSQPAASN; encoded by the coding sequence ATGGAAACGACGACGTATCACTCGCTCCCCCGGCCGCGGTCGGGCATTCGTAAGGGATGGATCGCCGCAGCGGCCCTGGCGTTCAGCCTGGCCGGCTGCGTGAACTATGCAGGCATCCACAGCGACAAGCAGATGGCGGCCCCGACGAAGTTCGAGTCGACCGAGAGCCTGCCGGCCGAGGGCGGCAAGTGGCCCGCGATGAACTGGGCAAGCCAGTTCGGCGATCCGCAGTTGTCGGCGCTGATCGACGAAGCGTTGCGCGGCAATCCGACGATCGACCAGGCGCGCGCCCGGATCGAGAAGGCGTCGGCGTACATCGGCACCGCCAGATCCGCGCTTTATCCGAATGCGAACGGCAGCTATACGTGGACGCGTCAGCGCTACACCGAAAACGGCATCGTGCCGCCGCCGTACGGCGGCTCGTGGCAGAGCGAGAACAGCCTGCTGGCGAGCGTGTCGTGGGATCTCGACCTGTGGGGCAAGAACCGCGAGCGGCTGCGTCAGGCCGTCTCCGGGGAAAAGGTGGCGGACGCGGAAGCCGAGGAGGTGCGCATCACGCTCGCCGCGTCGGTGGCGAGCACCTACAACCAGCTGGCGCTGCTGTATGCGCTGCGCGACATCCAGGTTCGGGAAGTATCGAACCGCGAGACGATTGCGCGCATCACGGACGGGCGCGTCAGCGCGGGGCTCGACAGTAATGTGGAGCGGCAGACCGCCTACGGCGAAACCGCGACGAGCCGTTCGAGCGTCAGCGATCTCGACGGCCAGATCAAGACGGTGCGCTACCAGTTGGCCGCGCTGCTTGGCGCGGGCCCGGATCGCGGCCTCAAGATCGCCAACCCGTCGCTGCGCGGCGGCGACATCGTCGCGCTCCCCGACAACCTGCCTGCCGACCTGCTGTCGCGCCGGCCCGACATCGTCGCGGCCTACTGGAAGGTGGACGCCGCCGTTCATGACGTGAAGGAAGCCAAGGCCGAGTTCTACCCCGACGTCAATCTGTCGCTGGCGGCCGGGCTCGACGCATTCGGCTGGGGGCGCTTCCTGACGGCGGGCAGCGGGCAATTCCAGGCGGCCCCGGCCATTCACCTGCCGATCTTCGACGCCGGCGCACTGCGCTCGCAATTGAAGGGGCGTTATGCGGACTTCGACTACGACGTCGCGACCTACAACCAGACGCTGATCGGCGCACTGTCCGACGTCGCCACGCAAGTCACGCAGATCCGCTCGACCGATCTCCAGCTGGTCGATGCGCGCAAGGCGCTGGATGCGCAAACGACTGCCTATCAACTGGCGGTCGTCCGGTACCGGTCGGGGCTCAACCCGCAACTGCAGGTGCTGAACGCGGACGACAACCGGCTGGCGGCCGAGACGGCCGTGGTCAATCTCGAGATGGGCCGTCGCAGCCAGCAGATCGGGCTGATCAAGGCGCTCGGCGGCGGTTTCGATGCATCGCACGCCGGTCTCGCGGCGACCGCCGAAACGCCGATTCCTGCGCGATCCCAACCCGCAGCGTCGAACTGA
- a CDS encoding HlyD family efflux transporter periplasmic adaptor subunit, which yields MNTPDSQPTDEAPKNPGKRKALLALVAASLGIAGAAYGAYYFLDARYHVETDDAYVNGNVVQITPQVSGTVIAVNADNTQIVKAGESLVQIDPADAKIALQQAEANLGQTVRKVHGLYVDDDKYRANIAERQSDLTKAQDDLRRRQSTGMTGAVSEEDISHARDAVRSAQAALDAAKQQLGSNRALTSNTTVDQHPDVMASAARVRDAYLAYSRTTLPAPVTGYVAQRSVQVGQRVSPGAALMSVVPLNQVWVDANFKEWQLRHIRIGQPVELTADVYGSSAVYHGKVVGFTPGTGSALALLPAQNATGNWIKVVQRLPVRIEIPPAELDKHPLRVGLSMTVDVNVKDQRSAGLEADPPSIYKTDVFAKYGDKADAAIADIIAANK from the coding sequence ATGAACACCCCCGATTCACAGCCGACCGACGAAGCACCGAAGAACCCGGGCAAGCGCAAGGCGCTGCTCGCACTGGTGGCCGCGTCCCTCGGGATCGCCGGCGCCGCCTACGGCGCCTACTACTTCCTCGACGCGCGCTATCACGTCGAAACCGATGACGCGTACGTCAACGGCAACGTCGTGCAGATCACGCCGCAGGTATCGGGCACGGTCATCGCGGTGAACGCGGACAACACGCAGATCGTGAAGGCCGGCGAGTCGCTCGTGCAGATCGATCCCGCGGACGCGAAGATCGCGCTGCAGCAGGCCGAAGCGAACCTCGGCCAGACCGTCCGCAAGGTTCACGGGCTCTATGTCGACGACGACAAGTACCGCGCGAACATCGCGGAGCGGCAGTCCGATCTCACGAAGGCGCAGGACGACCTGCGGCGGCGCCAGTCGACCGGCATGACGGGCGCCGTGTCGGAGGAAGACATCTCTCATGCGCGGGACGCCGTCCGGTCGGCGCAGGCTGCGCTCGATGCCGCGAAGCAGCAACTCGGCTCGAATCGGGCACTGACGTCGAACACGACCGTCGACCAGCATCCGGACGTGATGGCCAGCGCCGCGCGCGTTCGCGACGCGTACCTGGCTTATTCCCGCACGACGCTGCCGGCGCCCGTCACCGGCTACGTCGCGCAGCGATCGGTTCAGGTCGGGCAGCGCGTGTCGCCGGGAGCCGCACTGATGTCGGTCGTGCCGCTGAACCAGGTGTGGGTCGACGCGAACTTCAAGGAGTGGCAGTTGCGCCACATTCGCATCGGCCAGCCGGTCGAGCTGACTGCCGACGTCTACGGTTCGTCGGCCGTCTATCACGGCAAGGTGGTGGGCTTCACGCCGGGCACCGGATCGGCGCTCGCGCTGCTGCCGGCGCAGAACGCGACGGGCAACTGGATCAAGGTCGTGCAGCGGCTGCCGGTGCGGATAGAGATTCCGCCCGCGGAACTGGACAAGCATCCGTTGCGCGTGGGGCTGTCGATGACGGTCGACGTCAACGTGAAGGATCAGCGCAGTGCCGGTCTCGAAGCCGATCCGCCGTCGATCTACAAGACCGACGTGTTCGCGAAATACGGCGACAAGGCCGATGCCGCGATCGCCGACATCATCGCCGCCAACAAATGA
- a CDS encoding DHA2 family efflux MFS transporter permease subunit: MTANQSNPPPLTGMTLALGSLSVGLAGFMTVLDSSIANVAIPTISGNLGVSVDEGTWVITVFAAANSVAIPLTGWLTQRLGQVKLFVGSILLFVLASWLCGIAPSLPFLLGARVLQGLVAGPLIPMSQALLLSSWPKAKSSLALSLFSMIVVTGPIVGPSLGGWVTDSYAWSWIFYINIPVGLFAATMVWFLYRKRDTPTRKLPIDFVGLTLLIAWVASLQVMLDKGKDLDWFSSNTIIILTIVAVVGLVLFIIWELTDKNPIVDLTLFKQRNFLGGTISIAIAYGIFFGTLVLLPQWMQEYLGYRAVDSGLATAPLGIFAVIGAPIMGKILPRSDARIIGTLAFVGFAVVYYMRTFFFTDISEGYIILPTLLQGIPMALFFAPLTVIILSGQPPEKVPAAAGLSTFARMFFGGIGTSLAGVVWNNRTIMHHEILTQQSSPTNPMFNAQMDSYHSLLGLGQGSSYALFDHVVQSQSAMLGLNDVFYGAAVVMIIIIPLIWITKPGKAGGSSDAAAAAH; this comes from the coding sequence ATGACCGCCAACCAATCGAATCCTCCCCCGCTGACGGGGATGACACTCGCACTGGGCTCATTGAGCGTGGGCCTCGCGGGTTTCATGACCGTCCTCGATTCATCGATCGCCAACGTCGCGATTCCAACCATCTCGGGCAACCTCGGCGTGTCGGTCGACGAAGGCACCTGGGTCATTACCGTATTTGCCGCGGCGAATTCCGTCGCGATCCCGCTGACCGGCTGGCTGACCCAGCGGCTGGGCCAGGTCAAGCTGTTCGTCGGCTCGATCCTGCTGTTCGTGCTCGCGTCGTGGCTGTGCGGCATCGCGCCGTCGCTGCCGTTCCTGCTAGGGGCACGCGTGTTGCAGGGCCTCGTGGCGGGGCCGCTGATCCCGATGTCGCAGGCGCTGCTGCTCAGTTCGTGGCCGAAGGCGAAATCCTCGCTGGCGCTATCGCTGTTCTCGATGATCGTCGTGACCGGACCGATCGTCGGGCCGTCGCTCGGAGGCTGGGTCACGGACAGCTACGCGTGGTCGTGGATCTTCTACATCAATATCCCGGTCGGGTTGTTCGCGGCCACGATGGTCTGGTTCCTCTACCGGAAGCGCGATACGCCAACCCGGAAACTGCCGATCGACTTCGTGGGGCTGACTTTGCTGATCGCATGGGTCGCGTCGCTCCAGGTGATGCTCGACAAGGGCAAGGACCTCGACTGGTTCTCGTCGAACACGATCATCATCCTGACCATCGTCGCGGTCGTGGGCCTGGTGCTGTTCATCATCTGGGAGTTGACCGACAAGAATCCGATCGTCGATCTCACGCTCTTCAAGCAGCGCAACTTCCTCGGCGGCACGATTTCGATCGCGATTGCCTACGGGATCTTCTTCGGTACGCTCGTGTTGCTGCCGCAGTGGATGCAGGAGTATCTCGGCTACCGGGCAGTCGACTCGGGGCTCGCCACTGCGCCGCTCGGCATCTTCGCGGTGATCGGCGCGCCGATCATGGGCAAGATCCTGCCGCGCTCGGACGCACGCATCATCGGCACGCTCGCGTTCGTCGGCTTCGCGGTCGTCTATTACATGCGCACGTTCTTCTTCACGGACATCAGCGAGGGCTACATCATCCTGCCGACCCTGCTGCAAGGTATCCCGATGGCGTTGTTCTTCGCGCCGCTGACCGTGATCATCCTGTCGGGGCAGCCGCCTGAAAAAGTGCCGGCCGCAGCAGGCTTGTCGACCTTCGCGCGGATGTTCTTCGGCGGCATCGGCACGTCGCTGGCGGGCGTCGTGTGGAACAACCGGACGATCATGCACCACGAGATCCTGACGCAGCAGTCGAGCCCGACCAACCCGATGTTCAATGCGCAGATGGACAGCTACCATTCGCTGCTCGGCCTTGGCCAGGGATCGTCGTATGCGTTGTTCGATCATGTCGTGCAGTCGCAGTCGGCGATGCTCGGGCTGAACGACGTGTTCTACGGCGCGGCGGTCGTGATGATCATCATCATCCCGCTCATCTGGATCACCAAGCCGGGCAAGGCAGGGGGTTCGAGCGATGCGGCCGCCGCCGCCCACTGA
- a CDS encoding D-2-hydroxyacid dehydrogenase family protein, with translation MPHASLVKVAVLDDYQNIALEMADWSPLNGRASITVFNDHVAEDAQVIERLKPFDVLCVMRERTPLTRAIIAQLPNLKLIASTGAGNASIDEAAAAERNVKVVHTGYWSAPTVEFTWAMILGLARNLAVENRALRDGGWQVTLGTQLAGKTLGLLGLGNVGAAVGVIGRAFGMNVIAWSQNLTAERAESKGVQRVSKDDLFSSSDFLSIHVRLSERTRGLVGAAELGQMKPTSRLVNTSRGPIVDTAALLAALKNGRIAGAAIDVYDTEPLEPANPLRSLDNVLATPHIGYVARELYERFYGDTVRNIVEWLDQMQSPALP, from the coding sequence ATGCCACATGCCTCTCTCGTCAAGGTCGCCGTGCTCGACGACTATCAGAACATTGCCCTCGAAATGGCCGATTGGTCCCCGTTGAACGGCCGCGCAAGCATCACGGTCTTCAACGACCATGTGGCCGAGGATGCACAGGTCATCGAGCGCCTGAAGCCGTTCGACGTGCTTTGCGTGATGCGCGAGCGCACGCCGCTCACGCGCGCGATCATCGCGCAGTTGCCCAATCTCAAGCTGATCGCGTCGACCGGTGCCGGCAACGCGTCGATCGATGAAGCGGCGGCGGCCGAGCGGAACGTGAAGGTTGTTCACACGGGATACTGGTCCGCGCCGACCGTCGAATTCACATGGGCAATGATTTTGGGCCTCGCCCGCAACCTTGCCGTCGAGAATCGAGCCTTGCGCGACGGCGGGTGGCAGGTCACGCTCGGCACGCAACTCGCCGGCAAGACGCTGGGCCTGCTCGGACTCGGCAACGTCGGTGCGGCAGTCGGCGTGATCGGCCGCGCGTTCGGCATGAACGTGATTGCGTGGAGCCAGAACCTGACGGCGGAGCGCGCCGAATCGAAAGGCGTGCAACGGGTCAGCAAGGATGACCTGTTCTCGTCTTCCGATTTTCTGTCGATCCATGTCCGCCTGAGCGAACGGACACGAGGCCTGGTCGGGGCTGCCGAACTCGGGCAGATGAAGCCCACGAGCCGCCTCGTCAATACGTCGCGCGGCCCCATCGTCGATACGGCCGCGTTGCTCGCCGCACTGAAGAACGGTCGGATCGCCGGCGCTGCGATCGATGTTTACGATACCGAGCCGCTGGAACCGGCGAACCCGTTGCGTTCGCTGGATAACGTGCTCGCCACGCCGCATATCGGCTACGTGGCGCGCGAGCTGTACGAGAGGTTCTACGGCGACACCGTGCGCAACATCGTCGAATGGCTCGACCAGATGCAATCCCCTGCACTTCCATGA